A single genomic interval of Coccidioides posadasii str. Silveira chromosome 1, complete sequence harbors:
- a CDS encoding uncharacterized protein (EggNog:ENOG410QDQ7~COG:K~BUSCO:2592at33183), whose translation MAEEPRRSGRATKGQHKNLDMPEPPPKRKGKSQTKAPKQTAEPTPPENEEDEIIRCICGEYEEEEDVERDMICCDKCSAWQHNDCMGLDFAKGEEPAEYYCEQCRPENHKVLLERMARGEKPWEEVAQKRAQAAEERKARRRKGGKRGRKSRVSDVKPETSDTTPRASAAPTQEPIQAVNEIQNGPPTNTGIQEQTTSSQKRKYSDHADTGQHEPEPKPKLQRLSVSGLPTVHPQEIKKSPAQSRKASMAGSPTTHGAKTSKSPTEATASGATTLTQARKNVANALIKLFVEQAGVAQEQGKFSIPEGRTKESVGEYLGFAIEQAMYQNLCGGSGEPNDPYRQQMRTILFNVRKNPSLRDSLLVGRITPDAFSKMSTQDMASEELRQRDDEIKREAERQHIIIQETGPRIRRTHKGEEFVESDPQFVGTESVFSTAPARRDTLGEAMSPRAASPATGRTGSMDAVQQNQKPQPIDTQVILTGRPGRSASDDFNIQNVWSSVQSPGAVPHHDPPQFGPTVFPQEHPPPSTHKVQADAEIDQLLKDEEPESPPYSPKDFPGPDIIWRGKVLMDGVASFSAGARFVGGADLSARIPWSQLVPPSLTIDGRIDIQLATNYVCGLRYSHTVDITVVAIPPPDAPDDVVSFNNLFDYFVRRKRYGVMGKHPLPAVKDTYLVPVEAGSGRKPEFMEILENNAIENPTPERLLLVVFVLKTSNNHSNAVTPQHPPATAASPLTATPTARYSQHSLSYQDTDRPSGSPSQSQGHYSPPPPYSQPQSPLVLNGKAAAVHVLGEQLASSPTIEEVLRHAPNADVAQFNVIAEILSRHPSAANSYEQLMNALMERTNGGT comes from the exons aagaggatgtGGAGCGTGACATGATCTGTTGCGACAAATGTTCTGCGTGGCAGCACAATGATTGCATGGGACTTGACTTTGCAAAGGGTGAAGAGCCGGCAGAGTACTACTGTGAGCAATGCAGGCCCGAGAATCATAAAGTCCTCCTAGAGAGAATGGCACGTGGTGAAAAGCCTTGGGAGGAAGTTGCCCAGAAGCGAGCCCAGGCTGccgaagaaagaaaagcaagacGCAGGAAAGGTGGCAAACgtggaagaaaaagcagagTCAGCGATGTGAAACCCGAAACAAGTGATACAACTCCGCGTGCATCAGCAGCCCCCACCCAGGAACCTATTCAAGCCGTTAATGAAATTCAGAATGGCCCTCCAACAAATACTGGGATCCAAGAGCAAACCACTAGCTctcagaagagaaaataTTCCGATCATGCAGATACTGGACAACACGAACCG GAACCGAAACCCAAGCTCCAGAGACTCTCAGTCAGTGGTCTACCAACTGTCCATCCTCAGGAGATCAAGAAGTCTCCGGCGCAGAGTCGGAAGGCGAGTATGGCAGGAAGTCCCACCACTCACGGCGCAAAGACAAGCAAGTCTCCTACAGAGGCAACCGCCAGTGGTGCAACCACCTTGACCCAAGCTAGGAAAAATGTTGCAAATGCCTTAATCAAGCTCTTCGTTGAGCAAGCTGGAGTAGCACAGGAGCAAGGAAAGTTTTCGATTCCAGAAGGAAGGACCAAAGAGAGTGTAGGAGAGTACCTGGGGTTCGCAATTGAACAAGCAATGTATCAAAACCTCTGTGGAGGGTCAGGGGAACCCAATGATCCCTATAGACAGCAGATGCGGACCATACTGTTCAATGTAAGGAAGAATCCTTCATTACGTGATAGTCTGCTTGTAGGTCGTATTACTCCTGATGCCTTCTCCAAAATGAGCACGCAAGACATGGCCAGTGAGGAGCTACGACAGAGAGACGACGAAATCAAGCGCGAGGCGGAACGACAGCATATCATCATCCAAGAGACGGGTCCACGCATCAGACGGACCCACAAGGGCGAAGAATTTGTGGAATCTGATCCCCAGTTTGTCGGAACTGAGTCTGTCTTCTCGACTGCCCCTGCTCGACGTGATACCCTTGGGGAAGCAATGAGTCCTCGTGCAGCAAGCCCAGCCACGGGACGAACTGGATCTATGGACGCTGTCCAACAGAACCAGAAACCGCAACCTATTGACACACAAGTGATTCTCACTGGGAGACCTGGACGGTCTGCGTCGGATGACTTCAATATCCAAAATGTCTGGTCAAGCGTTCAGTCCCCGGGGGCTGTTCCTCATCATGACCCGCCGCAATTTGGGCCAACAGTGTTCCCACAGGAGCATCCGCCTCCATCCACGCATAAGGTTCAGGCTGATGCTGAAATTGATCAATTGCTGAAAGACGAAGAGCCGGAGTCGCCACCATATTCACCCAAAGACTTCCCTGGGCCCGACATCATCTGGCGTGGAAAAGTTTTGATGGATGGGGTTGCCAGTTTTTCCGCTGGAGCACGATTTGTTGGCGGTGCTGACCTTAGCGCAAGGATCCCATGGTCGCAATTAGTTCCTCCTTCGTTGACAATTGACGGCCGCATCGATATCCAACTTGCAACAAATTATGTGTGTGGACTTCGATACAGTCACACGGTGGATATCACAGTTGTGGCAATTCCACCCCCAGATGCTCCTGATGATGTCGTGAGCTTCAACAACTTATTCGATTACTTCGTTCGACGAAAACGGTATGGTGTTATGGGAAAACATCCTCTTCCCGCTGTGAAGGACACATATCTCGTTCCCGTTGAGGCAGGCTCAGGCAGAAAGCCAGAATTTATGGAGATCCTTGAGAACAATGCTATTGAAAACCCAACGCCCGAGCGGCTATTGCTTGTGGTATTCGTCCTCAAGACAAGTAACAATCACTCAAATGCCGTCACGCCGCAACATCCTCCAGCTACCGCGGCTAGTCCACTAACAGCTACCCCAACTGCACGATATTCTCAACATTCACTTTCCTACCAGGACACGGATCGACCTTCTGGATCACCTTCACAGTCTCAGGGACATTATAGTCCGCCGCCACCATATTCTCAACCTCAATCTCCGCTAGTACTCAATGGAAAAGCAGCTGCAGTCCACGTTCTAGGGGAGCAGCTTGCCTCATCACCTACCATTGAGGAGGTCTTAAGACATGCTCCAAATGCAGATGTCGCTCAATTCAACGTCATTGCAGAGATCTTATCTCGGCATCCGTCTGCTGCGAACAGCTATGAACAACTAATGAACGCACTAATGGAAAGGACAAATGGTGGAACATAA